A window from Acidimicrobiales bacterium encodes these proteins:
- a CDS encoding IS110 family transposase, whose amino-acid sequence METVVERPAGLDVHKAQVTACVRAPSVEGRGREQHVAEFQTTVAGLLTLRDWLSAHRVTQVAMEATGVFWKPVWAVLEDEFDCMLVNARHVKQVPGRKTDISDAAWLCQLLEAGLLAASFVPPKPIRSLRNVTRYRKTQIQERAREANRLHKALEDTGIKLDCVATDILGKSGRLMLDALIAGTTDPEVLADLARGRLRAKIPALREALAGRFDHLHAVWIGAILDHIDFLDGQIMSLTETIAEQIAPFERAVELLCTIPGVQRRTAEVIVAEIGLDMSVFADAKHLASWAGLCPGNHQSAGKRRSGTTRNGSKWLDWALEEAALAAIRTKDVYLAAQYARLKPRRGHKKALGAVKHSIIVACWHMLTTGELYRDLGGDYFRTRDPERLTKRLVKQLEALGHHVTLQEAVAA is encoded by the coding sequence ATGGAAACGGTGGTCGAGCGTCCGGCGGGGCTGGATGTTCATAAGGCGCAGGTCACTGCGTGCGTGCGTGCCCCGTCGGTTGAGGGGCGCGGGCGCGAGCAGCATGTGGCGGAGTTTCAGACGACGGTCGCGGGGCTGTTGACGTTGCGCGACTGGCTGTCGGCGCACCGGGTCACGCAGGTCGCGATGGAGGCGACCGGCGTGTTCTGGAAGCCGGTGTGGGCGGTCCTTGAGGACGAGTTCGACTGCATGCTCGTCAACGCCCGCCACGTGAAACAGGTCCCCGGGCGTAAGACCGATATCAGCGATGCGGCGTGGCTGTGCCAACTGTTGGAGGCCGGGCTGCTGGCCGCGAGTTTCGTGCCGCCGAAGCCGATCCGCTCGCTTCGGAACGTGACGCGGTATCGCAAGACGCAGATCCAGGAGCGCGCGAGGGAGGCCAACCGGCTGCACAAGGCGCTCGAGGACACCGGGATCAAACTGGACTGTGTCGCGACCGACATCCTCGGCAAGTCCGGCCGCCTGATGCTCGACGCGCTGATTGCGGGCACGACCGACCCCGAGGTTCTCGCCGATCTCGCCAGGGGCCGCCTGCGCGCGAAGATCCCGGCGTTGCGTGAGGCGCTCGCGGGCCGCTTCGATCATTTGCATGCGGTCTGGATCGGCGCGATCCTCGACCACATCGATTTCCTGGACGGGCAGATCATGAGCCTGACCGAGACGATCGCCGAGCAGATCGCCCCTTTCGAGAGGGCCGTTGAACTGTTGTGCACGATCCCGGGCGTTCAACGGCGCACCGCTGAGGTCATCGTCGCCGAGATCGGCCTGGACATGTCGGTGTTCGCTGACGCCAAGCACCTCGCGTCCTGGGCCGGCCTGTGCCCCGGCAACCACCAGTCCGCCGGCAAACGCCGCTCGGGCACGACACGCAACGGCTCGAAATGGCTCGACTGGGCGCTCGAAGAAGCAGCGCTGGCCGCGATCCGCACCAAAGACGTCTACCTCGCCGCGCAATATGCGCGACTCAAGCCGCGTCGCGGCCACAAGAAAGCCCTCGGCGCCGTCAAACACTCGATCATCGTCGCCTGCTGGCACATGCTCACCACCGGCGAGCTCTACCGCGACCTCGGCGGCGACTACTTCCGCACGCGCGACCCCGAACGCCTCACCAAACGCCTCGTCAAACAACTCGAAGCCCTCGGAC